From a single Plasmodium coatneyi strain Hackeri chromosome 4, complete sequence genomic region:
- a CDS encoding CYIR protein, whose amino-acid sequence MDQHLSNLPSRGKYAQFNTGWGSSYSGFCTSFVDVKPKIEGVLSTYSGYAQYVDKIVNAWCYASTMDGNNSYGTYCTYFYYWLRDILSKHLRVPSPLGRMREIYGKFDDVPNQKGCKNINENITDEDILPQVKIHFDYSQDYDTIMQHLGNDDGGGTKTCDTTYHDHLDAITKACAAIEADCKKDGGPQKSGRYCDPLRAAEKANGAAGKYCKNEILQKLKCTVPVSAVKPATAAKPVAAKPAAVRPPAARASADSVSSIVPGAVSGGLVTIGLPTLTFFLYKVSKVTITQLSIVITSLYN is encoded by the exons ATG GATCAACATTTAAGCAATTTACCCTCAAGAGGGAAATATGCTCAATTTAACACAGGATGGGGGAGTTCTTATAGCGGATTCTGTACATCGTTTGTAGATGTGAAACCTAAAATAGAGGGTGTATTATCCACGTACAGCGGTTATGCTCAATATGTGGATAAAATTGTCAATGCCTGGTGCTATGCATCCACCATGGATGGTAACAATTCCTATGGTACATATTGTACTtacttctattattggttaagGGATATATTATCCAAACACTTAAGAGTTCCATCCCCTTTGGGCCGTATGAGAGAGATTTACGGGAAATTCGACGATGTTCCTAATCaaaaggggtgtaaaaatataaacgaaAATATAACTGACGAAGATATTTTGCCCCAAGTAAAAATACATTTCGACTACTCCCAAGACTATGATACTATAATGCAGCACTTAGGGAatgatgatggtggtggtacaAAGACTTGTGATACAACCTATCACGATCACTTAGATGCCATTACTAAAGCATGTGCTGCTATAGAAGCAGATTGCAAAAAAGACGGGGGGCCACAGAAGAGTGGTAGGTATTGTGACCCTCTTCGAGCGGCGGAGAAGGCGAACGGAGCAGCTGGAAAATACTGTAAAAATGAGATTCTTCAGAAATTGAAGTGTACTGTTCCTGTTTCAGCAGTCAAACCTGCCACCGCAGCAAAACCGGTTGCTGCCAAACCAGCAGCAGTACGACCTCCCGCTGCACGAGCAAGTGCTGATTCTGTTAGCAGCATCGTCCCTggtgctgtgtctggtggacttgtaacgataggattaccaacactcactttttttttatataaagtaagtaaagtAACAATTACACAATTGTCCATTGTAATTACCTCACTATACAATTAA
- a CDS encoding DNAJ protein, with translation MFFSSGFPFDSMGGQQTRRKREVNNSKYYEVLNLKKNCTTDEVKKAYRKLAIIHHPDKGGDPEKFKEISRAYEVLSDEEKRKLYDEYGEEGLENGEQPTEATDLFDFILNAGKGKKKRGEDIVSEVKVTLEQLYNGATKKLAISKDVICANCEGHGGPKDAKVDCKQCNGRGTKTYMRYHSSVLHQTEVTCNGCRGKGKIFNEKDKCANCKGGCVLKTRKIIEVYIPKGAPNKHKIVFNGEADEKPNVITGNLVVILNEKPHQLFRREGVDLFISHKISLYESLTGFVAEIVHLDERKILVDCTNSGFVRHGDIREIAEEGMPTYKDPFKKGNLYITFEVEYPMDLIITNKEKEILKILKKQNEIEKKYDLENSECEVVTCQTVDKEYLKQRLSKQQQQEAYDDEDHQPEMEGQRVACAQQ, from the exons atgtttttctcttctgGTTTCCCCTTTGATTCTATGGGCGGGCAACAAACCCGTAGGAAAAGAGAA GTGAACAATTCAAAATATTACGAAGttttgaatttaaaaaaaaactgcaccacagatgaagtaaaaaaagcgTACAGAAAATTAGCCATAATACATCACCCAGATAAGGGAGGAGATCCAgagaaatttaaagaaatCTCGAGGGCATACGAAGTTCTGTCtgatgaggaaaaaaggaaattgtaCGACGAGTACGGAGAGGAAGGTCTCGAAAATGGAGAACAGCCAACCGAAGCAACCGATCTGTTTGACTTCATACTGAATgcaggaaagggaaagaaaaagagaggagAAGATATTGTGAGCGAAGTGAAGGTAACTCTGGAGCAACTATACAACGGAGCGACCAAAAAATTAGCCATAAGTAAAGATGTTATATGTGCCAATTGTGAAGGTCATGGTGGACCAAAGGATGCCAAAGTGGACTGCAAGCAATGCAACGGAAGAGGAACTAAGACCTACATGAGGTATCACTCCAGTGTATTACACCAGACGGAAGTAACCTGCAATGGATGtagaggaaagggaaaaatatttaacgAAAAGGATAAGTGTGCAAATTGTAAAGGAGGATGCGTTTTAAAGACAAGAAAAATTATCGAAGTGTATATTCCAAAGGGAGCCCCAAATAAACATAAAATTGTATTCAATGGGGAGGCAGACGAAAAACCAAATGTAATTACAGGAAATCTTGTGGTCATACTGAATGAGAAGCCACATCAGCTATTCAGAAGAGAAGGAGTCGATTTGTTTATCTCACATAAAATCTCCTTGTACGAATCGTTAACCGGTTTTGTTGCAGAGATTGTGCACTTGGAtgagaggaaaattttagTCGACTGTACAAACTCTGGATTTGTGAGACATGGAGATATTAGGGAAATAGCGGAAGAAGGAATGCCAACGTATAAGGAtccatttaaaaagggaaacctATACATTACCTTCGAGGTGGAGTACCCCATGGATTTAATCATAACaaataaggagaaggaaattttgaaaattttaaaaaaacaaaatgaaattgaaaagaaaTACGATTTGGAAAATAGCGAATGTGAAGTTGTCACATGCCAGACGGTCGACAAGGAATATCTGAAACAGAGACTGAGCAAGCAGCAACAGCAGGAAGCCTACGATGACGAAGATCATCAACCCGAGATGGAGGGTCAGAGAGTCGCCTGCGCGCAGCAATGA
- a CDS encoding KIR-like protein has protein sequence SPSRNMSESNGNKGLYCNSPQGLLDSWKQQVEEKIREQFPKEKNSADDVPPVWCCLSSIFDRSRDEHGPCHLIYYTVGSIIYPKLKEKVSFDKIMKEVHDILGKALSNQKCKGVPGGTVEKLFELMKNRFPYTFTPGEIWKTSGNSKEVHCEGCTNYLRKLAEACKKVEKYCDNLMNSGECNGIARGQDQGSPEYLLQLIESLVLEPQSAEITKNEQQILKEADLRKLPSSKEFYNKFMERTDYCNDRTSALGVKSELKNNENIENSVEYIVEPLCYIAKMEYTHPLYTERCNFLYFWIGSLLPDNFQGSLFLNLINNIYIALQGLNVTDRCGLMYDNNISRSLFKQRRKIHDFTHDYEAIRAQLQRSGRRCDETYKKHLEDIKSAYKAVHEDCKDKPNDEYCVKFTSKYGEYSKQRELKFESKSECISPSTSGIRGESCSLGKETPKGTQIYKDVLLEFTPISTAHQGSYTNTSTMEENIITTTISSLLGYTPLSSWVRNSSRSRKKRTINYEFDTLTTEDHDTLTEYSQDNSSTIGFTEDNSTIYSEPSARPHPIGRQSPSSTRRGRANNNKNQQRRKNISYQNM, from the exons TCACCTTCAAGAAATATGAGTGAAAGTAATGGAAACAAGGGGCTTTATTGTAATAGTCCTCAGGGACTTCTGGACAGTTGGAAACAAcaagtagaagaaaaaataagggaacAATTCCCAAAGGAGAAGAACTCAGCGGATGATGTTCCACCTGTCTGGTGTTGCTTATCTAGCATATTTGACAGAAGCAGAGATGAGCATGGGCCCTGCCAtcttatatattatacagtAGGAAGCATAATATATCctaaattaaaggaaaaagtttcATTCGataaaattatgaaggaAGTACACGATATATTGGGGAAGGCTTTAAGTAATCAGAAGTGTAAAGGAGTGCCTGGTGGCACTGTGGAAAAGTTATTTGAATTAATGAAAAATCGGTTTCCCTATACCTTTACCCCCGGAGAAATATGGAAGACAAGTGGGAATTCTAAGGAAGTCCATTGTGAAGGATGTACTAATTACTTAAGGAAGCTTGCCGAAGCATGTAAGAAGGTAGAAAAATATTGTGATAATCTGATGAATAGTGGGGAGTGTAATGGAATTGCAAGAGGGCAGGATCAAGGCAGCCCTGAGTATTTATTGCAATTGATAGAAAGCTTAGTTCTGGAACCACAGTCCGCAGAAATTACAAAGAATGAGCAACAAATACTGAAG GAAGCTGATTTAAGGAAATTACCTTCAAGTAAAGAattctataataaattcaTGGAACGAACCGATTATTGTAATGATAGGACTTCTGCCTTAGGAGTAAAAAGTGAACTGAAGAATAATGAGAACATAGAGAACTCCGTTGAATATATTGTAGAACCCTTATGTTACATAGCTAAAATGGAGTACACCCATCCATTATATACGGAGCGCTGTAACTTCCTATATTTCTGGATAGGAAGTTTATTACCTGACAATTTTCAGGGCAGTTTATTCTTAAATcttataaataatatttacatCGCATTACAAGGGCTGAATGTCACAGATCGGTGTGGACTTATGTACGACAATAATATTAGCAGAAGTCTCTTTaagcaaaggaggaaaatacatGATTTTACCCATGACTACGAAGCAATACGAGCCCAGTTACAGAGAAGCGGACGCCGCTGTGATGAAACATATAAAAAGCATCTAGAAGATATTAAATCAGCTTATAAGGCGGTACATGAAGATTGCAAGGATAAGCCTAATGATGAGTACTGTGTGAAATTTACAAGTAAATATGGAGAGTACAGTAAACAAAGGGAGCTGAAATTTGAGTCTAAGTCGGAATGCATATCACCTTCCACATCAGGTATAAGGGGCGAGAGTTGCTCTTTAGGAAAAGAAACTCCAAAAGGAACTCAAATATACAAAGATGTCCTCCTGGAATTTACTCCCATATCGACAGCACACCAAGGATCTTATACTAATACATCCAccatggaagaaaatatcaTAACTACTACGATATCATCGCTACTTGGG TATACGCCTCTATCTTCTTGGGTAAGGAACTCTTCcaggagcagaaaaaaaagaacaatcaATTACGAGTTCGACACACTAACAACAGAAGACcacgacacattaacagaaTACTCCCAAGACAATTCTTCAACCATAGGTTTTACGGAAGATaattctactatatatagtGAACCTTCGGCACGACCACATCCAATAGGAAGACAATCACCATCTTCCACCAGACGTggaagagcaaataataataaaaaccaacaaagaaggaagaatattagttatcaaaacatgtaa